A window of Tachypleus tridentatus isolate NWPU-2018 chromosome 7, ASM421037v1, whole genome shotgun sequence genomic DNA:
TTATTCTTGTTAGGAAAGACAACTTTATACCTTAAGTAACGGTTCATATGGATCATTGTTCTAATTGTTGATATGAAAGATACCTTTAAACTTTAAGGAACGGTTCACATAGGTCATTGTTCTTATTGTTGATATGAAAGATAACTTTCAACCTTTAGGAACGGTTCACATAAGCATTGTTCTAAttgttaatatgaaaaataactttaaacatgaaGGAATAGTTTGATATgctaatttaaaatatgttatagttgTCTCTAGTTGTTTACTTACTTGATTATAATATGTTACTGTCGTTTTGATGATCTGGTTAGAGTTACGAATGTTTTGATCTATTGCTGAAGTGATACAGGTATCATCGACTTACAgttagatttattttgttataataggTGAAACTGTCTTAGAAAGGCGATTTTATTGTCACCTGGTGGTTAATTCATTACAGATATTCTCGATGGTTAaagaaagttataatatttttttattttaatgatgtgAGATACGTCTAACTAAAAACATGTAGAAGGTTCTTGTAACACAATAcaactgaaaaattaattattaagtaattttaagaaattatttatttaatatttatatatgaaaaacaaatactgGTCGCTACAGTACAACCGAAATAAGAATGAACAATTGGAAACCCTCAATAAACTACacttttttaaacaacaacacaAGTAACCCTGAAAAAACAGGACTACAATAAACAcgttgtgttaaaaatataacttaaccGAAGAAATACCATAACATGTTACTCCAgcacacaaaacaatattttaagagCATAATACATATTACTACAGCACACAAAACAGTACTTCAACACAACAACACTCATTACTACAGAACATGAGACAATACTTCAAATCAAAACACACATTACTGCAATACATAAAACAGTACATCAAAACAATAACACACATCACtacagcacataaaacaaaacttcaacacAACAACACACATTACTACAGCACATAAGACAGTACTTCGACACAACAACACACATTATTGCAGTATATAAAAGAGTACTTCAACACACAGTACTACAGCATATAAAACAGTACTTCAATACAACAACACACATTACTACAGCACATAAAACAGTACTTCAACGCAacaatacatgaaacaaaacttcaACACATATTACTACAGCATATAAAACAGTACTTCAATACAACAACACACATTACTACAGCACATAAAACAGTACTTCAACGCAacaatacatgaaacaaaacttcaACACATATTACTACAGCATATAAAACAGTACTTCAACACAACGCACATTACTATAGCACATAAAACAGTACTTCAAAACAACACACATTACTACAGCACATAAAacattacttcaaaacaacaacacacgtTACTACAATACGTAAGACAGTACTTCAACAAGACAACACACATTAGTACAGCACACAAAACAGTACTTCGACACAACACACATTATTGCAGTATATAAAAGAGTACTTCAACACACAGtactacaatacataaaatagtaCTTCAACACTgcaacacataaaacaaaacttcaataccaCAACACATAAAATAGTACTTCAACACTgcaacacataaaacaaaacttgaacaCCACAACACACATTTCTACAGCACGCAAAACAGTACTTCAACACAACAACACTCATTACTACAGCACATAAAACAGTATTTCAACAGAACACGTTTCTATAACAcagtagtaaataataaaatgtagctTAGGTGACACTTTAGTTGTTAAGTGACTTGGGTTGTTCTACTTCTCGTAGTTAGATCATTGCACGAAGTAAGTTTATCCACGTTTCTGGGGCGGTTCACGTACGCAGAAGGTTGAATTAAAGTATGAACTAGAAGCTACACGTTACTGGGCAATATTAAACTAGAATCTATATGATACTCACCAGTATCAACTGGAAGCTACACGTTACTCAATAGAATAAAAAGCTAGAAGTTAATGAGAGATAGCAACTAGAGGCTACACATTACCATTTGGTTTTATCGCATAATTTACCACCGATCGTTGAATCATTCctttatataaacaatacaaagttaaagtaaataaaatagtaaaaatagtttattcaaGAACTTCTTCAGCTATAGATTAGTTtcgagaaaataaaataaacttaagtcCTAGTCCTGGAAGAATAAGATCAGCTTTAGTTTTGATCCTGGCTGATGAGATAACTTGATGTTAGTTCTGGGTGGATAAGACCTACTTTGGTTTTATTCGCGGGGTAATAGCATCGAATACAAATTTAAGAAAGTAAGATCAACTGGCAAAAGTTATATTTATGGgtaataaagtttatcatattaacaaaaagaaacagttttcatttttagttgtatttttgaaattaataaaattaaatattctttcgacttttatttaaatacaactaTTTATGTATCCTGATTATATTTCCATTTATTAGAAGGAACTTTTGTTGTGCACAAAACCTTAAAGTCGAAAATGAGGAGCTCTATATCTCCAGAAATCCTTCTGATGATTGTAGCAGGTAAGTAATTTGTGATTTTATCAGTCTAGAAGCATAGAATTGAAGAGCACTTGGATTTTATCTGTTTAAGTAAGTAATAGTATTGAATACGTGGCCTTATTTACAGAACAGctacaagaaacaaaatagagTGACTCTCGTATTGAAAACATAACCTTATTTAAAGAACACCCATAGGAAACAAACCACAGCATGCACCAGATATGTGTTTGACAAGCAAAGTAAGTTCTCTGTTTGGTGGCAACAGAAAAGGTGAAACGAACAAAATgaagtttcaaaacaaaaacaactggaTCCTTCATAGTTTGAAGGAATACAAGTTGGCTctctaaatactaaaataatacaaatagacTCTAATTTGAAGAAACACAAGTGATCCTAACTTGAAGGAATGCTGCTGGACCCTTCAAACTCTCAAGGAATACACTTggacaataatttaaaagaatactACCGGACCAttgaataaaactgtatttaattcAGTCAGCAATCTGAGTAGTGGTTTGAATTTGACGGTATTTAACGAAAGTTAATATCTCACATATAAAGGTAAACTTTGAATATAACCCAATTAAATGTGTGCATGTGTTGAGcacaaatacaagaaactaaaacatattacatattatattgacACCTAATAACAGTATAAACATATCCTTGTGACGTCAAAAAAGCGTacaaaaatgatatataaatatcGTTTTTATGACTGACTCAAGATAAGTGAAGTTATTTATAGATTCCCTCTAAGTCATGTAACAAGTGTGCACAATTGTTGTTTTACTACTGAGTCGTGTAACGAGTGTACGtatttatagtttcattactAAGTTCTCTTAGAAGTGTACATATCCGTAGTTTCACTAATAAATCATGTTCTAACTATCTCTCCATTTCATTATGAAGACAAATTTGGAATTAGTTGACTGAGGTACACTTCAAACTGTAAAAAACCTGAAAACAAGGTACATAAAAACACTTAATGAGACACGTCAAGCATGTTTTACCATGAAAACAAGGTACATAAAAACACTTAATGAGACACGTCAAGCATGTTTTACCATGAAAACAAGGTACATAAAAACACTTAATGAGACACGTCAAGCATGTTTTACCATGAAAACAAGGTACATAAAACACTTAATGAGACACGTCAAGCATGTTTTACCATGAAACAAGGTACATAAAACACTTAATGAGATACGTCAAGCATGTTTTACCATGAAAACAAGGTACATAAAAAACACTTAATGAGATACGTCAAGCATGTTTTACCATGAAAACAAGGTACATAAAAACACTTAATGAGATACGTCAAGCATGTTTTACCATGAAAACAAGGTACATAAAACACTTAATGAGATACGTCAAGCATGTTTTACCATGAAAACAAGGTACATAAAAACACTTAATGAGACACGTCAAGCATGTTTTACCATGAAAACAAGGTACATAAAAACACTTAATGAGATACGTCAAGCATGTTTTACCATGAAAACAAGGTACATAAAAACACTTAATGAGATACGTCAAGCATGTTTTACCATGAAAACAAGGTACATAAAAACACTTAATGAGACACGTCAAGCATGTTTTACCATGAAAACAAGGTACATAAAAACACTTAATGAGATACGTCAAGCATGTTTTACCATGAAAACAAGGTACATAAAAACACTTAATGAGACACGTCAAGCATGTTTTACCATGAACATCTTTCAtctagtaaacattttaaaacagttatagAGAGTATTTAACTCACTAGGAGTAGGGTAGTTAAAAGATTATTTTGGACTCCATCAATTTGACATGTAATAATCATATCTGCCAGGTTCATTACTGTAATAAGGTACGTTTTACACATTGGTTCACATTCATTACAACTAGATGACCTGTATTAATCATATCTGCCAGTTTTActactgtactaaagtaagtttCACACACTGTATACAGTTTCGTTACAAGCAGATGACCTGTATTATGTGCAGTTCCATGCATTAACCAAGACTAGATTACTGTAATAAGGTATATCTTAAATATTATGTACAGTTTCATGTATTAACCAAGACTACGTTACTGTAATAAGGTATATCTTAGATATCACGTACAGTTTCTTGTATTAACCAAGACTAGATTACTGTAATAAGGTATATCTTAAATATTATGTACAGTTTCATGTATTAACGAAGACTACATTACTGTAATAAGGTCTATCATAGATATCATGTACAGTTTCTTGTATTAACCAAGACTAGATTACTGTAATAAGGTATATCTTAAATATTATGTACAGTTTCATGTATTAACCAAGACTACGTTACTGTAATAAGGTATATCTTAAATATTATGTACAGTTTCATGTATTAACCAAGACTAGATTACTGTAATAAGGTATATCTTAAATATTATGTACAGTTTCATGTATTAACCAAGACTACGTTACTGTAATAAGGTATATCTCAGATATCACGTACAGTTTCTTGTATTAACCAAGACTAGATTACTGTAATAAGGTATATCTTAAATATTATGTACAGTTTCATGTATTAACGAAGACTACATTACTGTAATAACGCATATCTTAAATATTATGTACAGTTTCATGTATTAACCAAAATTACATTACTGTAATAAGGTATATCTTAGATATTATTTACAGTTTCATGCattaacaaaattacattacTTTAATGAGGTTTGTCTTAGATATTATGCACAGTTTCATATATTAACCAAGACTAGATTACTGTAATAAGGTATATCTTAGATATTatgtatagttttatgtattaacCAAAATTACATTACTGTAATAAGGTCCATCTTAGATAttatgtacattttcatttattaaccAAGACTACATTACTGTAATAAGGTATATTATAGAAATAGaattattatacttaatatttcaTGACAATAACAGAATATCGTAACTTTTCCTTCATTCAGTTACAACGACATGGACTGTCAAGGCAGAGACTGTGAGGAGTACAGGGAAGTCAGCTGTCTGGTCAGTAAAGGTAAGATTGTTCTAATTAACTCCTcattacagtggtacctcggttctggaacgactcccttctcgaacaattcggttttcaaacatattgtttgagaaaaaaatgtctcggttgtcgaacataactTGGTTCCCGAACCAAGTTGTCGTGGCTCGAACctccgaaataacccgactgatgaccagaacgacccttcgaccattttcggcccacgacaagcttgcccaaaacattttacccgcacctgtcgctcagtccacacccccgctaaaatctgctgtgaatgttctcgtatttctttttgtttttctaaatattctgattaaataagccaccatggggtcaaagaaggataatgaaagcagcaaaccaaaaagaaaagttgttagagtcacaatagaggtgaaaaaagatctcacagcgaagtatgagagtggtgttcgcgtgtctgaccttgctacacagtttggtatggtgaagtctacagtctgcaccatactgaaaaataaagaggtcatcaaaggagctgatgttgcaaaagtaGTGACAGttcttacgaaacaaagatcacaaacaatggaagaggtagaaaaactgttgttgatttgggtaaacaaaaaacatttagctggtgatagcatttctgagaccatcatttgtgagaaagcaaagcagttgcatgatgacctcctgaaaaacacccctggaacaaGTGATGATGCAAGTGATGCCTTTAaagctagtagggggtggtttgaaaaatttggGAAGAGAAGTgacatacatagtgtggtgagacatggggagggtgccaggcagaaacaaacctcattagacaagtttttagtgagaaataggtccagtaagTCTCAAGCAGGTTGAAGCAGTGCAAAgtgacagaaaagagaaagaaccccagaaggagagttacttgacgtttttatggaaggtgactccccttccaaacaataataaccctcctactatccacgttcctcaccataagctctcctcagcacaggtaaagtgcagttaaattttcatttattgtttttttattgtgtttatagtttttgtggttgactttatgcatgtaagtattattatacaggtataaataagcaatatttttacttaaaatgcttcataatgcgtaattttttgGAGACTTGTAACggaataatttaatttacagtatttcttatgggaaaaattgattcggttttcgaacagccttctagAACGGATTAAGTTccagaaccgaggtaccactgtatttagATTAGTGAGAGTCTTAATGTTAATAAAGACAAATTTCAAGTAAAGCTCTTACATAAATGTATACAAGTTTCAAGTAAAGcatttacataaatatagataagtTTCAAGTAAAGCATTTACACAAATATAGACAAGTTTCAAGTAAAGCTGTTGTATAAATGTAGACAAGTTTCAAATAAAGCTCTTATATAAATGTAGACAAGATTCAAGTAAAGCTGTTATACTATTAAATGTAGACAAGTTTCAGGTAAAGCTCTTACATAAATATTCCCATTGATATAATTATCTTGAAAGAACACAATAAACTCAGACATATTTAATTCACTCCTGTATTTCTTGTTATAGGACGTCGGTGGAAAATATGAAATCAGTCAAAAGCTTGAAGAAAACTTTGATCCAGGGTTTAAGCCTGAATCCATTGTAACCGTTACGGTAACCGGTAAACCAAAAGATGGGTTTCTTATAGGAAATGATGGATTTTCAAACTCTGTTAGACAAACCTCTAAAAACAAAGATGACTTATATTTTGTGCATTTTGTTGTTGgtaatgaagataaaaaaaagacTGCAAATGCAAATGTTGCTACTTTGTTGTCTAAAATTATAACAGCTTCAAGAAAAGCCAGTAACGGTGCACCACAGTTCGTAGTGTTTGCTTCACCTTCTGGCAAAgacaaattaatgaaaaattcCAAAACATCAGAGGCTGGCAGCTTTAGTAGTGATGAATACGATGACACTTTGTCGGAGAAAACACCTTTGAAACCACTAAAACTCGATGGACCAGAAGGTTCGGACGTTGTTTTCCACAAAACCTTTAATCTGCCAAACTTCTCTTCCCGACATCAAAAGTCCTCTCAAAGTCCGGGTCCAGACAGGTCTGGTGAACAGCTACTAATCCCTGGTGGTGACAACTATTATGTCTCGAGTGACGAGACTGGTTTCCAAGAAAGTGGTTCCAGCGAGAGTGGACGTGTAGCTCCTTATACTGTGCCTGCTCCTTCACCCCCTGCACGTGACTATCAGCCTCCACCCGTTGCCTATACCACCAGGGAAACTTACGGTCAACAACCACTACCTTACTCTCCTCTGCCTCCAGAAAGGTCGTATGATAGCAACCGATGGGGAAGCAGTGGGGGTTATGAGGGCTACGGCAGCAGCGGGGACTATGGGTATGGTGGAGGATACAGTAGCTACGGAGGAGGGTATCCTCCAAATAAAGGGGTCAGTATTCAATTGAGTGGTGGTGGAGGAGGGCATAACGCGTTGGCATCTT
This region includes:
- the LOC143257903 gene encoding uncharacterized protein LOC143257903; translation: MRSSISPEILLMIVAVTTTWTVKAETVRSTGKSAVWSVKDVGGKYEISQKLEENFDPGFKPESIVTVTVTGKPKDGFLIGNDGFSNSVRQTSKNKDDLYFVHFVVGNEDKKKTANANVATLLSKIITASRKASNGAPQFVVFASPSGKDKLMKNSKTSEAGSFSSDEYDDTLSEKTPLKPLKLDGPEGSDVVFHKTFNLPNFSSRHQKSSQSPGPDRSGEQLLIPGGDNYYVSSDETGFQESGSSESGRVAPYTVPAPSPPARDYQPPPVAYTTRETYGQQPLPYSPLPPERSYDSNRWGSSGGYEGYGSSGDYGYGGGYSSYGGGYPPNKGVSIQLSGGGGGHNALASLASLLLPSLGKPKVNLNGRVVFGVVLDKGIGLGGGGYHG